One Rosa chinensis cultivar Old Blush chromosome 5, RchiOBHm-V2, whole genome shotgun sequence genomic region harbors:
- the LOC112164609 gene encoding uncharacterized protein LOC112164609, whose amino-acid sequence MENQQENPPENPPANNPEAVENTLIECIEAATKLSSPENQQEENGPEVLENTLVECIETANKLSSLLARALRSHRDLFKESRMEIPVPPEKEPTFREIHMPKCIEAANKLSSLLTRTWFLQGTPISGSAGFASSVKNRLHDPETSTIFNTICSDFPKVHQLMKTHKRTRRTLRFQTLLERDMGVDDLVPRIQKELRSMAAVEVALKGGFEGEAVKERLKKCKENTQGLELEFEILEAIRVPEKKDAQDLDFVAIWGGKEEIEVSGEVLDEWNRFLNEGLDKINNAQEQAQVVSVENPRITESKGNEMRAYTGGKEACQGKKGEPSPVILSNWVRKNQSNRPPVWDSLWLCLTDAVMLGCHASVLLEFLLVSLPESQEGEMKIGQLKAALGKLDKDGRNIAAKRVLELDLFRFPSQNMIGAAAGVQAAAAAAGVQAAAADDRTIYQLKKLFITVNLMFRHPISLGKGDEPVVSLKSYAGQCTKLVNALKQKLRMPEEHWNVEVERMKKSWEPLNVSRPSKFKTVG is encoded by the coding sequence ATGGAGAATCAGCAGGAGAATCCACCGGAGAACCCACCGGCGAACAACCCAGAAGCAGTGGAGAATACTCTTATTGAATGCATTGAAGCAGCCACCAAGTTGTCGTCACCAGAGAATCAGCAGGAGGAGAACGGCCCAGAAGTACTGGAGAATACTCTTGTTGAATGCATTGAAACAGCCAACAAGCTGTCGTCTCTTCTTGCAAGAGCATTGAGAAGCCACAGAGATTTGTTCAAAGAATCAAGAATGGAGATCCCAGTCCCTCCGGAGAAGGAGCCAACATTTCGGGAGATTCACATGCCTAAATGCATTGAAGCAGCGAACAAGTTGTCGTCTCTTCTAACAAGAACATGGTTCTTGCAAGGAACTCCCATTTCTGGCTCTGCAGGTTTTGCTTCCTCTGTGAAAAATCGTCTACACGATCCAGAAACATCAACCATTTTCAACACTATCTGCTCCGATTTCCCGAAGGTGCACCAGTTGATGAAAACCCATAAGAGAACCCGACGCACACTCAGGTTCCAAACTCTTCTTGAGAGAGACATGGGTGTTGACGACCTCGTGCCTCGCATTCAGAAGGAGCTAAGAAGCATGGCCGCGGTTGAAGTTGCATTGAAAGGTGGATTTGAAGGTGAAGCGGTAAAAGAACGTCTGAAGAAGTGTAAGGAGAACACCCAAGGCTTGGAGCTGGAATTTGAAATCTTGGAGGCTATTCGTGTGCCAGAGAAGAAAGATGCGCAAGATTTAGACTTTGTTGCTATCTGGGGTGGAAAAGAAGAGATAGAGGTTTCTGGTGAAGTCTTGGACGAGTGGAACCGATTCTTGAATGAAGGGCTTGATAAAATTAACAATGCTCAGGAACAAGCACAAGTAGTCTCGGTTGAGAATCCAAGGATCACAGAATCCAAGGGAAACGAAATGCGGGCTTATACTGGAGGAAAAGAAGCATGTCAAGGCAAAAAGGGGGAACCAAGTCCAGTAATTTTGTCCAATTGGGTCAGGAAGAATCAAAGTAACCGGCCTCCGGTCTGGGACTCTCTCTGGCTTTGCTTGACTGATGCTGTGATGTTGGGGTGTCATGCCTCTGTGCTCCTCGAATTCTTGTTGGTCTCACTGCCAGAGAGCCAAGAAGGAGAGATGAAGATTGGGCAGCTTAAGGCTGCACTGGGAAAGCTTGATAAAGATGGAAGAAACATTGCAGCTAAGAGAGTCTTGGAGTTGGACCTCTTCAGGTTCCCAAGTCAGAACATGATTGGTGCTGCTGCTGGTGTtcaagctgctgctgctgctgctggtgttcaagctgctgctgctgatgaTAGAACAATTTACCAGTTGAAGAAGCTGTTTATTACAGTGAACTTGATGTTCCGTCATCCCATTTCTCTCGGGAAAGGAGACGAGCCTGTGGTTTCTCTGAAAAGCTATGCCGGACAGTGCACTAAACTAGTGAATGCGCTGAAGCAGAAATTGCGGATGCCTGAGGAGCACTGGAATGTGGAGGTGGAGAGAATGAAGAAGTCATGGGAGCCCCTAAACGTCAGTCGTCCCAGTAAGTTCAAAACAGTGGGGTAG